A genome region from Hevea brasiliensis isolate MT/VB/25A 57/8 chromosome 7, ASM3005281v1, whole genome shotgun sequence includes the following:
- the LOC110663175 gene encoding uncharacterized protein LOC110663175: MGNCFTSNQVIVSRDEIKHHHEQQIEAGRSFPTQGRQVESSEKRKMVRFKLRDEDKKDNGGGCGGGGGMRIRVVVTKEELKQILSHKNKDFKFSSMEQLARVVRLREMRIHEAEGINGSWKPALESIPEDH, from the coding sequence ATGGGAAATTGCTTCACAAGCAACCAAGTTATTGTGTCTCGGGATGAGATTAAGCATCATCATGAACAACAAATAGAAGCTGGAAGATCTTTCCCCACGCAGGGTAGGCAAGTTGAGAGCAGTGAGAAGAGGAAGATGGTGAGGTTCAAATTACGTGACGAAGATAAGAAAGacaatggtggtggttgtggtggggGTGGAGGTATGAGGATTAGGGTTGTGGTGACTAAAGAAGAGTTGAAGCAAATCTTGAGTCACAAGAATAAGGATTTCAAGTTCTCTTCTATGGAGCAACTGGCAAGGGTAGTGAGGTTGAGAGAGATGAGGATTCATGAAGCAGAAGGCATCAATGGTAGTTGGAAGCCAGCTTTGGAGAGCATTCCTGAGGACCACTGA